The following proteins are co-located in the Sphingobacteriaceae bacterium genome:
- a CDS encoding protein BatD produces MSIKINTAVLMLLMLFISISSSAQSPVYAQVSSKKVQVGVPFEYAIVITVQANNYQPPNFGDFSIVSGPGQSSSTQWINGVVSQQMTLSWGLVAKKEGKFTIGPAIVNGANQKYETNAIAIEAVKGAVAQNSGQTSDDPKYSSKVAGGDLYIKTGVSKNKCYLGEQITITQKVYSRHQLVGFQKFSQPTYDGFYAMAQESSSKGQQAMEIIEGVNYYTYELFRSVCIANKAGKINLNAIEGDVVIRKQSQSKPRNIFEQFFGGGGYEDVPVNVKSRSMTVEVLDLPQNGKPESFHGAVGNFSYKVEASKKELKANDAFNLKMTVSGKGNIKLLDAPELNLPEGFETYDPKVIENGNSKTFDYLIIPRNEGEFVLNNLDFSYFNLESKKYVTIPADNITIKVLAPDPNNSEARVYTPQNTIKESENDIRYIKKGKFDLIQTETEFFHSGTHIMLLLLPILLLATALLIRKNYLHKNSNIVLVKQRKAVRIAKKQLSIAEKLMKENKKDEFYNEILNAINHFLSNKLNIPISDISRDLIKQHLAKKQVTPDSIMKTMNTIETSEFARYAPGSVSGDLNLVYKNTIELITDLEEQLSKKSA; encoded by the coding sequence ATGAGCATAAAAATAAATACAGCAGTACTGATGTTACTGATGTTGTTTATAAGCATATCTTCTTCCGCTCAAAGTCCGGTTTACGCGCAAGTGAGTTCTAAAAAAGTGCAAGTTGGCGTTCCGTTTGAATATGCCATTGTAATTACAGTTCAAGCCAATAATTATCAGCCTCCTAATTTTGGAGATTTTAGTATTGTAAGTGGACCCGGCCAAAGCAGCAGTACACAATGGATAAACGGGGTGGTTAGTCAGCAGATGACATTATCATGGGGCTTGGTGGCTAAAAAAGAAGGGAAATTTACAATAGGTCCGGCGATTGTAAACGGAGCCAATCAAAAATACGAAACCAACGCCATTGCTATAGAAGCTGTAAAAGGTGCTGTGGCGCAAAATTCCGGACAAACTTCTGACGATCCGAAATACAGCAGTAAAGTAGCCGGCGGTGATCTCTACATAAAAACCGGAGTCAGTAAAAATAAATGTTATTTAGGTGAGCAAATTACCATCACTCAAAAAGTGTATTCGCGTCATCAACTCGTAGGCTTTCAAAAATTTAGTCAGCCTACTTATGATGGATTTTACGCTATGGCACAAGAATCTTCCAGTAAAGGACAACAGGCCATGGAAATAATTGAAGGCGTTAATTATTATACTTATGAATTATTCAGAAGTGTATGTATTGCGAATAAGGCAGGTAAAATAAATTTAAATGCGATAGAAGGAGATGTAGTTATTCGAAAACAATCGCAAAGTAAACCTCGCAATATATTTGAACAATTTTTTGGTGGAGGAGGTTATGAAGATGTGCCGGTAAATGTAAAAAGCAGATCAATGACAGTGGAAGTTCTGGATTTACCACAGAACGGAAAACCCGAAAGTTTTCATGGTGCAGTTGGTAACTTCTCCTATAAGGTAGAAGCTAGTAAAAAAGAGCTGAAAGCCAATGATGCTTTCAATTTAAAAATGACTGTTTCAGGCAAGGGTAATATTAAATTGTTGGATGCTCCGGAATTAAACTTACCCGAAGGATTCGAAACCTACGATCCTAAAGTGATTGAAAATGGAAATTCAAAAACATTTGATTATTTGATTATACCTAGAAATGAAGGTGAGTTTGTATTAAATAATTTGGACTTTAGTTATTTTAATTTGGAGTCAAAAAAATATGTAACTATTCCCGCTGATAATATCACCATAAAAGTTTTAGCGCCCGACCCAAATAATTCCGAAGCGCGCGTTTATACGCCGCAGAATACAATAAAAGAAAGTGAAAATGATATTCGGTATATTAAAAAAGGAAAATTTGATCTTATCCAAACGGAAACAGAATTCTTTCACTCCGGCACACATATCATGCTACTCCTCCTCCCTATTCTTTTATTAGCTACTGCATTACTTATCCGCAAAAATTATTTACATAAAAACAGTAATATTGTTTTGGTGAAACAAAGAAAGGCCGTTCGCATTGCAAAAAAACAATTGAGTATTGCAGAAAAATTGATGAAAGAAAATAAGAAAGATGAGTTTTATAATGAAATTTTGAATGCCATCAACCACTTCCTTAGTAACAAATTAAATATTCCAATTTCAGATATTTCGAGAGATTTAATAAAACAACATTTAGCAAAAAAACAAGTTACTCCAGATAGCATTATGAAAACTATGAACACCATCGAAACCAGTGAATTTGCTCGCTATGCCCCCGGTTCAGTAAGTGGAGATTTAAATTTAGTATATAAAAACACAATTGAATTAATTACCGATTTAGAAGAACAACTAAGTAAAAAAAGCGCATGA
- a CDS encoding tetratricopeptide repeat protein, protein MRTSFIYIILLFLAGDFLFAQKDAKLIYEGNDYYVSGKTLESTEIYRNALKENPHNAKAHFNLGNSLYKNAFMIKGSKENFIQGGKKVTPDSLANLVFGEAAQSFAQVANSVSDKDTLHRTWHNIGNCYLQQKDFKSAVDAYKKSLKFNSKDEETRYNLAYALKHMPKDQGGGGGQSKQNQKEDKNDKNKNSSPKNEMSKDQAEQLLKALMREEKKLQDKRKQKQEDAGNTTVEKDW, encoded by the coding sequence ATGCGAACTAGTTTTATTTACATAATACTTTTATTCCTAGCAGGCGATTTTTTATTTGCGCAAAAAGATGCTAAATTAATTTATGAGGGAAATGATTATTATGTAAGCGGTAAAACGTTAGAGTCTACTGAAATTTATCGAAATGCACTTAAAGAAAATCCACATAATGCTAAGGCTCATTTTAATCTTGGAAATTCTTTATATAAAAACGCCTTTATGATAAAGGGAAGTAAAGAAAATTTTATTCAGGGCGGGAAAAAAGTTACACCGGATTCACTGGCTAATTTAGTTTTTGGCGAAGCTGCTCAAAGTTTTGCGCAAGTAGCCAATTCTGTAAGCGATAAGGATACTTTACACCGTACCTGGCATAATATTGGTAACTGCTACTTACAACAAAAGGATTTTAAAAGTGCGGTAGATGCTTACAAAAAATCACTTAAGTTTAATTCGAAGGACGAAGAAACCCGATATAATTTAGCGTATGCCTTAAAACATATGCCTAAGGATCAGGGTGGCGGTGGTGGACAAAGTAAGCAAAATCAAAAAGAAGATAAAAACGACAAGAATAAAAATTCATCTCCCAAAAATGAAATGAGCAAAGATCAGGCAGAACAATTATTAAAAGCCCTAATGAGGGAAGAAAAGAAATTACAGGATAAAAGAAAACAAAAACAAGAAGATGCAGGCAATACCACAGTGGAAAAGGATTGGTAG
- a CDS encoding VWA domain-containing protein: protein MFKFENEIFFYGLILIPIMILMAIIFFIFRRKKLSRFSEIHLISKLTPHTAKRKKILKLTLFLLAFVSLIFALCNLQTGSKLTEVKREGADIIVCIDVSNSMLAQDLSPNRLTRAKYALEKMINSLEGDRLGLVIFAGEAYVQLPITTDYSAAKLFLESISTSMVPVQGTNLAAAIEKAAESFSNDLEKNKAIILITDGENHESEAIEAAENCAKKGIMINTIGIGSDKGVPIPLIENGVVKGYRKDKQGQTIVTKLNSDLLKIIAGKSNGVFVQASQADLGLNVVLNKIGELDKAQLESKMYTDYEDQFQWFIALTLILLFIEFMISDRLNEWFRQLKIFQNAN, encoded by the coding sequence ATGTTTAAATTCGAAAACGAAATATTTTTTTATGGCTTAATCCTAATTCCGATTATGATTTTGATGGCTATAATATTTTTTATTTTTCGTCGTAAAAAATTAAGCCGCTTCAGTGAAATACATTTAATTTCAAAATTAACTCCACATACAGCCAAACGAAAAAAAATTCTGAAACTAACGTTGTTCTTACTGGCTTTCGTAAGTTTAATATTTGCTTTATGTAATTTGCAAACCGGAAGTAAACTTACCGAAGTTAAAAGGGAAGGTGCGGATATTATCGTTTGTATCGACGTAAGTAACAGTATGCTTGCACAGGATTTAAGTCCGAACAGATTAACCCGAGCCAAATACGCACTTGAAAAAATGATTAATTCTTTGGAAGGTGATCGATTAGGTTTGGTCATTTTTGCTGGTGAAGCCTATGTTCAATTACCCATTACTACAGATTACAGCGCTGCCAAATTATTTCTAGAATCTATCAGCACCAGCATGGTTCCGGTTCAAGGAACGAATCTTGCTGCAGCTATTGAAAAGGCCGCTGAATCCTTTAGTAATGATTTAGAAAAAAACAAAGCTATCATTTTAATCACCGACGGTGAAAATCATGAGTCGGAAGCTATTGAAGCGGCAGAAAATTGTGCGAAAAAAGGAATTATGATTAATACCATTGGTATTGGCTCTGACAAAGGTGTTCCTATTCCCTTAATCGAAAATGGAGTTGTAAAGGGTTACAGAAAAGACAAACAAGGCCAAACCATTGTTACCAAATTGAACAGCGATTTACTTAAAATCATTGCCGGAAAAAGCAATGGTGTTTTTGTTCAGGCAAGTCAAGCCGACTTAGGTTTGAATGTAGTATTGAATAAAATAGGTGAATTAGATAAGGCGCAGTTAGAAAGCAAAATGTACACCGATTACGAAGATCAGTTTCAGTGGTTCATAGCCCTTACTTTGATACTGCTATTTATTGAATTTATGATTAGTGATCGTTTAAATGAATGGTTCCGTCAACTTAAAATATTTCAAAATGCGAACTAG
- a CDS encoding VWA domain-containing protein — MPDFNDIQFAEKHWFWLLLVIPCMLVWYIFRLKKQESEIQYSSFNLFKGIPTSTRAKFRHSLFALRVMAFAVLIAALARPQSRSSWKDSKTEGIDIVISMDLSLSMLAKDFKPNRMEVAKDVILDFIDARPNDRIGLVTFGGVAFTQCPLTSDHKVLKNMFPQIKAGSLDQGTAIGLGLANAVARIRESKAKSKVIILISDGVNNVGEIAPITAGELAKTYDVRVYCIGTGSRGKALQPVAIYAQGEYEYDYVDVEIDEKVMTEISEMTGGKYFRATNSESLKNICNEIDKMEKTIISEKSFTNKAEHFLPFALIAAIILIIEFVLRFTVFRAIP, encoded by the coding sequence ATTCCTGATTTTAACGACATACAATTTGCAGAGAAGCATTGGTTTTGGCTATTGCTGGTTATTCCATGCATGTTAGTTTGGTATATTTTCCGTTTAAAAAAACAAGAAAGTGAAATTCAATATTCTTCGTTTAATTTATTCAAAGGTATCCCTACCTCTACCCGGGCAAAATTCAGACATAGTTTATTTGCATTAAGAGTTATGGCTTTTGCTGTTTTAATTGCAGCACTTGCTCGTCCTCAATCCAGAAGCAGTTGGAAGGATAGCAAAACAGAAGGGATAGATATTGTTATAAGCATGGACCTTTCTTTATCCATGCTGGCCAAGGATTTTAAACCCAACCGAATGGAGGTTGCCAAAGATGTAATTCTTGATTTTATTGATGCACGTCCAAATGACCGTATCGGATTAGTAACATTCGGAGGCGTTGCTTTTACGCAATGTCCTTTAACCAGCGATCACAAGGTATTAAAAAATATGTTCCCTCAAATTAAAGCCGGCAGTTTGGATCAGGGAACAGCCATTGGTTTGGGCTTAGCAAATGCAGTTGCACGTATCCGAGAAAGTAAAGCGAAAAGTAAAGTCATTATTTTAATTAGCGACGGAGTTAATAATGTTGGTGAAATTGCTCCAATAACTGCAGGTGAATTAGCTAAAACTTATGATGTAAGGGTTTATTGCATAGGAACAGGCTCAAGAGGAAAAGCACTTCAACCTGTTGCCATTTATGCGCAGGGCGAATATGAATATGATTATGTTGATGTGGAGATTGATGAAAAGGTAATGACCGAAATTTCTGAAATGACCGGCGGCAAATATTTCCGCGCTACCAATTCAGAAAGTTTGAAAAATATTTGCAATGAAATTGATAAAATGGAAAAAACTATCATCAGTGAAAAAAGTTTTACCAATAAAGCCGAACACTTTTTGCCATTTGCGTTAATTGCCGCTATTATTTTAATTATTGAATTTGTTTTACGTTTTACAGTTTTTAGAGCTATACCTTAA
- a CDS encoding DUF58 domain-containing protein — METAELLKKVRKIEIKTRGLSSQVFSGEYHSAFKGRGMAFSEVREYTPGDDVRTIDWNVTARFNTPFVKVFEEERELSVVLMVDVSASGAFGTRTQIKQDLITELCAVVAFSASQNNDKIGVIFFTDKIEKFIPPKKGKSHVLRIIRELIEFKPQNKKTDLQVALKYMTNVIKKRSIVFLLSDFYADTNYKDALKIAGKKHDVVALRIADKNEIELPDVGLVKLKDNETGKIAWINTGNKAFKKQFAINQLKFEEELKNIFSRAGIDSTKIMTHENYVKPLMNLFKKR, encoded by the coding sequence ATGGAGACCGCTGAACTTTTAAAAAAAGTACGCAAAATCGAAATCAAAACACGAGGATTAAGTAGTCAGGTGTTTTCCGGTGAATACCATAGTGCATTCAAAGGAAGAGGTATGGCGTTTTCTGAAGTGCGTGAATATACCCCCGGTGATGATGTTAGAACTATAGACTGGAATGTAACCGCACGTTTTAATACTCCCTTTGTAAAAGTATTTGAGGAAGAACGCGAATTAAGTGTTGTACTTATGGTAGACGTAAGTGCCAGTGGAGCTTTTGGAACTCGTACACAAATTAAACAAGATTTAATTACTGAACTCTGTGCCGTGGTTGCTTTTTCTGCCTCGCAAAACAACGATAAAATAGGCGTAATATTTTTTACCGATAAAATTGAAAAGTTTATCCCGCCAAAAAAAGGCAAGTCGCATGTACTTCGGATAATTCGTGAATTAATTGAATTTAAACCGCAAAATAAAAAAACAGACTTACAGGTTGCACTTAAGTATATGACCAATGTAATTAAAAAAAGAAGTATTGTTTTTTTATTAAGTGATTTTTATGCCGACACGAATTACAAAGACGCCTTAAAAATTGCGGGTAAAAAACACGATGTAGTTGCGTTGCGCATTGCAGATAAAAATGAAATTGAATTGCCGGATGTGGGATTGGTTAAATTAAAAGATAATGAAACCGGTAAGATTGCCTGGATTAATACAGGAAACAAGGCGTTTAAAAAACAATTTGCCATAAATCAGTTGAAATTCGAAGAAGAGTTAAAAAACATTTTCAGTAGAGCAGGAATTGATTCCACAAAAATCATGACTCACGAAAATTACGTAAAACCCTTGATGAATTTATTTAAGAAAAGATAA
- a CDS encoding AAA family ATPase: MVDIKEINERIQRESAFVDMLTVEMDKVIVGQKNMVERLLIGLLSNGHILLEGVPGLAKTLAINTLAKCVDGQFSRIQFTPDLLPADVIGTQIYNQKQEQFSIRKGPIFANFVLADEINRAPAKVQSALLEAMQEKQVTIGEQTFKLPNPFLVLATQNPVEQEGTYPLPEAQMDRFMLKVVIGYPTKEDERKIIAYNLNPGGMPQPNSVIKPEDVVKARAVVKDVYMDEKIERYIVDIVFASRFPKEYKLQKFEGLISYGGSPRASINLALAAKAYAFIKRRGYVIPEDVRAICTDVMRHRVGLTYEAEAENITSEQIIAEILNTVEVP; encoded by the coding sequence ATGGTAGATATCAAAGAAATTAACGAACGTATACAGCGCGAAAGTGCTTTTGTTGACATGTTAACTGTTGAAATGGACAAGGTAATTGTCGGACAAAAAAACATGGTTGAACGATTATTGATTGGATTATTAAGCAACGGACACATTCTTTTAGAAGGTGTACCCGGATTAGCGAAAACCTTAGCCATAAATACCTTGGCCAAATGTGTAGACGGACAGTTCAGTCGAATTCAGTTTACTCCTGATTTATTACCGGCCGACGTTATCGGAACGCAGATTTATAATCAGAAACAAGAACAGTTTTCGATACGTAAAGGTCCAATTTTTGCCAACTTTGTTTTGGCGGATGAGATTAACCGTGCTCCGGCCAAAGTTCAGTCAGCCTTGCTGGAAGCCATGCAGGAAAAACAAGTAACCATAGGCGAACAAACATTTAAATTACCCAATCCGTTTTTAGTATTAGCTACCCAAAATCCGGTAGAACAAGAAGGAACTTATCCATTACCTGAAGCACAAATGGATCGTTTTATGCTCAAGGTGGTAATTGGTTATCCAACTAAAGAAGATGAAAGAAAAATTATAGCTTACAATTTAAATCCGGGTGGTATGCCTCAACCCAACAGTGTAATTAAACCCGAAGATGTAGTTAAAGCCAGAGCTGTTGTGAAAGATGTATACATGGATGAAAAAATTGAAAGATATATTGTAGACATTGTTTTTGCCAGTAGATTTCCTAAAGAATATAAATTACAAAAATTTGAAGGATTAATTTCTTATGGCGGTTCTCCACGTGCCAGTATCAATTTAGCATTGGCTGCAAAAGCTTATGCATTCATCAAAAGAAGAGGTTATGTAATTCCGGAAGATGTTCGTGCTATTTGTACAGATGTAATGAGGCATCGTGTGGGATTAACTTACGAAGCTGAAGCCGAAAATATTACTTCCGAACAAATCATTGCCGAAATTTTGAATACCGTTGAAGTTCCATAA
- a CDS encoding cysteine desulfurase, with translation MIPKLPYFDNNSTTCVDEEVLQYMLPFFNQNYGNAGSTNHHYGLYASVAIETATKQVAKLINCEDAELIFTSGATESVNLALKGVYEAYADKGNHIITCKTEHKAVLDCCHYLEKKGAKITYLGVDPEGMIDLDELKSCITDKTILLCLMTANNETGVIHPIEKISAICNEMQILFFSDATQFIGKERFDVQESGAHLVAFSAHKFHGPKGIGALYVSRKNPRVNLIPQVHGGAQQNGKRAGTLNVALIAALGKTAEIAEKQYWENSAHISKLKNHFEHQLLEIPGLRINGSTRNRLHNTSNLCFPPNYKVKELMKKFAFSSGSSCTTHSTEPSHVLNAMGFDKEEIKNSYRFSFSKYNTLEEVELLIAAIQSAG, from the coding sequence GTGATACCCAAACTGCCCTACTTTGATAATAATTCAACTACCTGTGTTGATGAAGAAGTGCTGCAATATATGCTTCCCTTTTTCAATCAAAACTACGGCAATGCCGGATCTACAAATCATCATTACGGACTTTATGCCTCCGTTGCTATTGAAACGGCCACAAAACAAGTTGCAAAATTGATTAATTGCGAAGATGCTGAACTTATTTTTACTTCTGGTGCGACAGAATCAGTAAACCTAGCACTGAAAGGAGTGTATGAGGCCTATGCAGACAAAGGAAACCATATTATTACTTGTAAAACAGAACACAAAGCCGTATTAGATTGTTGTCATTATCTTGAAAAAAAAGGGGCAAAAATCACTTACCTGGGTGTTGACCCGGAGGGAATGATAGATTTGGACGAATTAAAATCATGTATTACCGACAAAACAATTTTGCTTTGTTTAATGACTGCCAATAATGAAACCGGCGTTATTCACCCCATTGAAAAAATCAGCGCCATTTGCAATGAAATGCAGATACTATTTTTTAGTGATGCCACTCAATTTATTGGTAAGGAACGTTTTGATGTACAGGAGTCGGGTGCACATTTAGTAGCCTTTAGCGCCCATAAATTTCATGGTCCGAAAGGAATTGGCGCACTCTATGTCAGCCGAAAAAATCCCCGAGTTAATTTAATACCTCAAGTACACGGAGGGGCGCAACAAAACGGTAAAAGAGCCGGCACTTTAAATGTTGCATTAATAGCTGCATTAGGCAAAACGGCTGAAATAGCAGAAAAACAATATTGGGAAAACAGTGCCCATATTTCTAAACTCAAAAATCATTTTGAACACCAATTACTTGAAATTCCGGGACTGAGAATCAACGGCTCAACCCGTAATCGCTTACACAACACCAGCAACCTTTGTTTTCCGCCAAATTACAAAGTGAAGGAACTTATGAAAAAGTTTGCCTTTTCCTCAGGCTCATCTTGTACTACCCATTCAACCGAACCCTCGCATGTGTTAAACGCAATGGGATTTGATAAGGAAGAAATAAAAAATTCATATCGCTTTAGTTTCAGTAAATACAACACTTTGGAGGAAGTAGAACTTTTAATTGCCGCTATTCAATCTGCCGGCTAA
- a CDS encoding DMT family transporter — MDKGINKHYLLLHTIVFIWGFSPVLGRFITADAWQLVWYRILITVIAMFLWLKYRKISLQTSPKNIMKLGGIGLIILVHWIAFYMAIKVSNISVTMVAFSTGTLFSSIIEPILYKRKIRLYEIIIGFIIIAAILMIFSIETEYWFGIVLGIFAALTSSIFGVLNGLMIKDIRSGVISFYELLTAFLGLSIFLLIGGNLDYSFLVLDSQSVIGILLLSLVCTVFPFLAAVDLAKHISPYTIVLTVNLETVYGIIWAILFFSENKEVKPSFYIGVFIILIAIFLNSYLKKKSEKRILKSIEEK, encoded by the coding sequence TTGGACAAAGGTATAAATAAACATTATTTACTCTTACACACTATTGTATTTATATGGGGATTTTCACCCGTATTGGGCCGTTTTATTACAGCCGATGCCTGGCAATTGGTTTGGTATAGAATTTTAATTACGGTAATTGCCATGTTTCTATGGTTGAAGTACAGAAAAATTTCCTTGCAAACGAGTCCAAAAAACATCATGAAGTTAGGTGGTATTGGTCTTATTATTTTAGTACACTGGATTGCATTTTACATGGCTATTAAAGTATCCAACATCAGCGTAACCATGGTGGCTTTCAGTACGGGAACTTTGTTCAGCTCAATCATTGAACCTATACTTTATAAAAGAAAAATAAGGCTGTATGAAATCATCATCGGCTTTATCATAATAGCAGCCATCCTGATGATATTTTCTATTGAAACAGAATATTGGTTTGGTATAGTATTGGGTATTTTTGCAGCACTCACGTCCTCCATATTTGGCGTGTTAAACGGATTAATGATAAAGGATATTCGTTCGGGTGTAATTAGTTTTTATGAATTACTCACGGCATTTTTAGGCTTAAGTATTTTTCTTTTAATAGGCGGAAATCTGGATTATTCTTTTTTGGTACTCGATTCTCAATCGGTAATCGGTATACTTTTATTGAGTTTAGTTTGTACCGTATTTCCGTTTTTGGCTGCGGTTGATTTGGCAAAACACATTAGTCCTTATACCATTGTTTTAACGGTAAATTTGGAGACCGTTTACGGAATTATTTGGGCCATTTTGTTTTTCAGTGAAAATAAAGAAGTAAAACCCTCGTTTTATATAGGTGTGTTTATAATATTAATTGCTATATTTTTAAATTCGTATCTCAAAAAGAAATCTGAAAAAAGGATTCTGAAGTCCATTGAAGAAAAATAA
- a CDS encoding glycosyltransferase family 9 protein: MKKNKKILIIRFSSIGDLVLTTPVIRCLKEQSGAEVHFITKNIFADVLQNNPYLDKLITFTHDIDEVEEELKLEEYDILIDLHNNLRSLRLRKKLGVKTQVFNKINFRKLLAVNLKMLQVLPPTHIVERYLYTLKNLGVKNDGKGLDFFLSEKDTVSFPQGTFTSLVVGGSYFTKKIPLPKLNEICEMIPHPIVLIGSAEDGADLMRLTEKHHHLINACGKYSIGQSAFVIKQAAQVITSDTGMMHIASAFKKKIFSLWGNTIPEFGMSPYLPHPESKILEVKNLNCRPCSKLGYQKCPKSHFKCMLDIDLKSAGFDLTNNL; encoded by the coding sequence TTGAAGAAAAATAAAAAAATATTAATCATTAGATTTAGTTCAATCGGCGACCTGGTTTTAACTACACCGGTTATACGCTGTTTAAAGGAACAAAGCGGAGCTGAAGTACATTTTATTACCAAAAATATTTTTGCCGATGTTTTGCAAAATAATCCCTACTTAGATAAATTAATCACCTTTACCCATGATATTGATGAAGTAGAAGAAGAATTAAAACTGGAAGAATATGATATACTGATTGATTTGCATAATAATTTGCGCAGTTTACGCCTTCGAAAAAAATTAGGAGTTAAAACACAAGTATTTAATAAAATTAATTTCAGAAAACTCCTGGCCGTAAATCTAAAAATGTTGCAGGTACTTCCGCCAACGCATATAGTTGAAAGATATCTGTACACGTTAAAGAACTTGGGTGTGAAAAATGACGGAAAAGGTTTGGATTTTTTCTTAAGCGAAAAAGATACGGTGTCTTTTCCGCAAGGAACTTTTACCTCGCTTGTGGTTGGGGGTTCGTATTTTACCAAAAAAATTCCTTTACCTAAGTTAAATGAGATTTGTGAAATGATTCCGCATCCCATTGTGTTAATTGGTTCGGCTGAAGATGGAGCTGACTTAATGCGATTAACCGAAAAACATCATCATTTAATAAATGCTTGCGGAAAATACAGTATAGGGCAAAGTGCCTTTGTCATAAAACAGGCAGCGCAGGTTATTACTTCTGATACGGGCATGATGCATATCGCTTCTGCTTTTAAGAAAAAAATATTTTCGTTGTGGGGAAATACCATTCCCGAATTCGGTATGTCTCCTTATTTACCGCATCCCGAAAGTAAAATATTGGAGGTTAAAAATTTAAATTGCAGGCCTTGCTCCAAATTAGGATATCAAAAATGTCCAAAATCGCATTTTAAGTGTATGTTGGATATAGATCTGAAAAGTGCAGGCTTCGATTTAACAAACAATTTGTAA